From one Thalassobaculum sp. OXR-137 genomic stretch:
- a CDS encoding amidase: MADGIGAFVPGTDIRVEGAAEGPLKGLTFAAKDLFDVAGHPTGGGNHDWPTGRAVPTRNAWAVQRLLDGGATLVGKTITDEVSLGILGESAFDGTPVNVNAPGRVPGGSSSGSAAAVAAGLCDTALGTDTGGSVRVPSSFCGLYGIRPTHGRLPVDGMMPQAPTSDTTGWFARDAETFAKVSGHLLGEAIPSGLPNRLLVTTDTFAFAEDAVAEALAPLVDRLARLIGAREDVLLAPQGLSVWARAQRTIQPREAYETFKPWLDTNPRMAFGVARGLMQGAAVTETELGWANQMRREARGRLKSLLPAGTILCLPTTPFPAPPTGLTISQQTPLREQITCLCAFGGLAGRPQVSIPGAKVDGLPIGLSIVGGAGTDATLIAVARALETAE; the protein is encoded by the coding sequence ATGGCAGACGGGATCGGCGCCTTTGTGCCCGGCACGGATATTCGCGTTGAGGGGGCGGCCGAGGGTCCGCTCAAGGGCCTGACCTTCGCCGCGAAGGATCTGTTCGACGTCGCCGGCCATCCGACTGGCGGCGGCAACCACGACTGGCCGACCGGCCGCGCCGTCCCGACCCGCAACGCCTGGGCGGTGCAGCGGCTGCTCGATGGCGGCGCCACCCTGGTCGGCAAGACCATCACCGATGAGGTCTCCCTCGGCATCCTGGGTGAGAGCGCGTTCGACGGTACGCCGGTCAACGTCAATGCGCCGGGCCGGGTGCCGGGCGGCTCGTCCTCCGGCTCCGCCGCCGCCGTGGCCGCCGGGCTCTGCGATACCGCGCTGGGCACCGATACCGGCGGTTCGGTGCGCGTCCCGTCCAGCTTCTGCGGTCTCTACGGCATCCGGCCGACCCATGGCCGCCTGCCGGTCGACGGCATGATGCCCCAGGCGCCGACCTCCGACACCACCGGCTGGTTCGCCCGCGACGCCGAGACCTTCGCCAAGGTTTCCGGCCACCTGCTGGGCGAGGCGATCCCGTCCGGGCTGCCGAACCGGCTGCTGGTCACCACCGACACCTTCGCCTTCGCCGAGGATGCGGTCGCCGAGGCCCTGGCGCCCCTGGTCGACCGACTGGCGCGGCTGATCGGCGCCCGCGAGGACGTGCTGCTCGCGCCTCAGGGCCTGTCGGTATGGGCCCGGGCCCAGCGCACGATCCAGCCGCGGGAGGCCTACGAGACCTTCAAACCCTGGCTCGACACCAACCCGCGGATGGCCTTTGGCGTCGCCCGCGGGCTGATGCAGGGCGCGGCGGTCACCGAGACCGAGCTCGGCTGGGCCAACCAGATGCGCCGGGAGGCTAGGGGGCGGCTGAAGTCCCTGCTGCCCGCCGGCACGATCCTGTGTCTGCCGACCACCCCGTTCCCGGCCCCGCCCACCGGCCTGACGATCTCGCAGCAGACCCCGCTGCGCGAGCAGATCACCTGTCTCTGCGCGTTCGGTGGGTTGGCGGGGCGGCCGCAGGTGTCTATTCCAGGGGCCAAGGTGGACGGTCTGCCGATCGGCCTGTCGATCGTCGGCGGCGCCGGCACCGACGCCACCCTGATCGCCGTTGCCCGAGCCTTGGAGACCGCAGAATGA
- a CDS encoding mandelate racemase/muconate lactonizing enzyme family protein gives MAIDRIRSDHYRIPLPVVLSDSTHKEITHFELIATRIGTTDGAEGLGYTYTVGYGGGSVHSLLTRDLPDLLIGADETRIEALWKEMWWRLHWVGRGGSTAFAMAAVDVALWDIMGKRTGLPLWRLLGGADPTVPVYAGGIDLLFTLDALLEQTAGNLDAGFEAMKMKVGRKKISEDVERVAAMRDYLGDGFALMADANMGWDRPRAIAAARALAPYDLVWLEEPLEPEDVAGYAEVARIGTPVAAGENFHNLVEFEQLIAAGGVHYVEPDLACLGGITAWMKAARMAEAAHLPVTSHGVHDLHVHLMAAVPNASYLERHGFGLERFMENPLLIEKGRAVAPERPGHGVTLNFDALEEYRVT, from the coding sequence ATGGCCATCGACCGCATCCGATCCGACCACTACCGCATTCCGCTGCCGGTGGTGCTGTCGGACTCCACCCATAAGGAAATCACCCATTTCGAGCTGATCGCCACCCGGATCGGGACGACCGACGGAGCGGAGGGCCTCGGCTACACCTATACCGTCGGCTACGGCGGCGGCTCGGTGCATTCGCTGCTCACCCGTGACCTGCCCGACCTCCTGATCGGCGCCGACGAGACGCGGATCGAGGCGCTGTGGAAGGAGATGTGGTGGCGGCTGCACTGGGTCGGCCGCGGCGGATCGACCGCCTTCGCCATGGCGGCGGTGGATGTGGCCCTGTGGGACATCATGGGCAAGCGGACCGGCCTGCCGCTCTGGCGCCTGCTCGGCGGGGCGGATCCGACCGTGCCGGTCTATGCCGGCGGCATCGACCTGCTCTTCACCCTCGACGCCCTGCTGGAACAGACCGCCGGCAATCTCGACGCCGGGTTCGAGGCGATGAAGATGAAGGTGGGACGAAAGAAGATCAGCGAGGATGTGGAGCGGGTCGCCGCCATGCGGGACTATCTGGGCGACGGTTTCGCGCTGATGGCCGACGCCAATATGGGCTGGGACCGGCCGCGCGCCATCGCCGCCGCCCGGGCGCTGGCGCCCTACGACCTGGTGTGGCTGGAGGAGCCGCTGGAGCCGGAGGACGTGGCCGGCTATGCCGAGGTCGCGCGGATCGGCACGCCGGTCGCCGCCGGGGAGAACTTCCACAATCTGGTGGAATTCGAGCAGCTCATCGCCGCCGGCGGGGTGCATTACGTGGAGCCGGATCTGGCCTGCCTCGGCGGCATCACCGCCTGGATGAAGGCCGCCCGCATGGCCGAGGCCGCCCACCTGCCGGTGACCTCCCACGGGGTGCACGACCTGCATGTGCATCTGATGGCCGCGGTGCCGAACGCCTCCTACCTGGAGCGCCACGGCTTCGGGCTGGAGCGGTTCATGGAGAACCCGCTGCTCATAGAAAAGGGCCGCGCCGTCGCCCCGGAACGGCCGGGACACGGCGTGACCCTGAATTTCGACGCGCTGGAGGAATACAGGGTTACCTGA
- a CDS encoding aspartate aminotransferase family protein: MSGVTKSQEEKDLMERARAVLPAGGFGNFSADIVIARGQGSRVWDVSGNEYVDYLLGSGPMVIGHAHPEVVEAVTAQLPLGSTFFADSEPGIVLAEEICQAVPCADKVRFVSSGSEADMYAMRLARAHSKREKILKFEGGYHGMSDFGLMSLAPKKLANFPQAVPDSAGIPKGVRDDVIVAPYNDTDLAVQMIAEYASELGGVIVEPFQRLLPPKPGFLEALREATTKHNVPLIFDEVVTGFRFAYGGAQEYYGITPDLCTLGKVIGGGYPLAAIAGSDEIMAHFDKSQVGEEGFTFQVGTLSGNPVASVAGLKTMEILKRDDAYTKMFATGRTIMAALEEHLDRAGVAAKVVGVPPLFDVVFTDRDVHDYRGMFAGDAAMAKRFNATMRECGILKPESKYYIGLCHTEADVALTIDAIATAAEGLRKAA, encoded by the coding sequence ATGAGCGGCGTCACGAAGAGTCAGGAAGAAAAGGACCTCATGGAACGGGCGCGGGCGGTGCTGCCGGCAGGCGGTTTCGGGAACTTCTCTGCGGACATCGTGATCGCGCGCGGACAGGGCTCCCGGGTCTGGGATGTGAGCGGCAACGAGTACGTGGACTACCTGCTCGGATCCGGCCCGATGGTGATCGGCCATGCCCATCCGGAGGTGGTCGAGGCGGTGACCGCGCAGCTGCCGCTGGGCAGCACCTTCTTCGCCGACAGCGAGCCGGGCATCGTGCTGGCCGAGGAGATCTGCCAGGCGGTTCCCTGCGCCGACAAGGTCCGTTTCGTGAGCTCCGGCTCGGAAGCCGATATGTACGCCATGCGCCTCGCCCGCGCCCATTCCAAGCGCGAGAAGATCCTGAAGTTCGAGGGCGGCTATCACGGCATGAGCGATTTCGGGCTGATGAGCCTGGCGCCGAAGAAGCTCGCCAACTTCCCCCAGGCGGTCCCCGACAGCGCCGGCATCCCCAAGGGCGTGCGCGACGACGTGATCGTCGCCCCCTATAACGACACCGACTTGGCGGTCCAGATGATCGCCGAGTACGCCTCCGAGCTGGGCGGGGTGATCGTCGAGCCATTCCAGCGCCTGCTGCCGCCGAAGCCGGGCTTCCTGGAGGCCCTGCGCGAGGCGACAACGAAGCACAACGTGCCGCTGATCTTCGACGAGGTGGTGACCGGCTTCCGCTTCGCCTATGGCGGGGCGCAGGAGTACTACGGCATCACGCCGGACCTCTGCACGCTGGGCAAGGTGATCGGCGGCGGCTATCCGCTGGCGGCCATCGCCGGCAGCGACGAGATCATGGCCCATTTCGACAAGAGCCAGGTCGGCGAGGAGGGCTTCACCTTCCAGGTCGGCACGTTGAGCGGCAATCCGGTCGCCTCGGTCGCCGGCCTGAAGACCATGGAGATCCTGAAGCGCGACGACGCCTACACCAAGATGTTCGCCACCGGCCGCACCATCATGGCCGCCCTGGAGGAACACCTGGACCGGGCCGGGGTCGCCGCCAAGGTGGTCGGCGTGCCGCCGCTGTTCGACGTGGTCTTCACCGACCGAGACGTGCACGACTATCGCGGCATGTTCGCCGGCGACGCCGCCATGGCGAAGCGGTTCAACGCGACCATGCGCGAGTGCGGCATCCTGAAGCCGGAGAGCAAGTATTATATCGGCCTGTGCCACACCGAGGCCGATGTGGCGCTGACCATCGACGCCATCGCCACCGCGGCCGAGGGGCTGCGCAAGGCGGCGTGA
- a CDS encoding metal-dependent hydrolase produces the protein MDSVTQIVLGAGVAAAVIGPHAGARKAAIVGAVLGTVPDLDVFIPLGDPVTDFVQHRGPSHSLIVQALVTPIFAEPLVRVIGGLREHRAATYLAVYLCLATHALLDALTIYGTRIFWPVMPEPLGLGSMFIIDPLYTIPLVVAFVWALCVRSWTPRIARVVSVALIVSTAYLGWSAIAQQVAQKRGDLVLADLGVEPERTWATPMPFNTLFWRVIAIDGDRYFNLYIPLLGTQETVTAYAHPRGEALLACIEDLPRAADVAAFSKGFFKVWEADDRVLVSDLRMGVTPNYVFQFAVAERDGDRWSEIPPVRLTAQRGAADRDIDWLWTSVLGERAVRPTEETALYTGEAGIRVAGPMAPRPSACSPG, from the coding sequence GTGGATTCCGTTACCCAGATCGTCCTTGGTGCCGGCGTTGCCGCTGCCGTGATCGGCCCCCATGCCGGCGCGCGAAAGGCCGCGATCGTCGGCGCTGTCCTGGGCACGGTCCCGGATCTCGACGTCTTCATTCCCCTGGGCGATCCGGTGACGGATTTCGTCCAGCACCGCGGGCCCTCCCATTCGCTGATCGTCCAGGCCCTGGTCACCCCGATCTTCGCCGAGCCGCTGGTGCGGGTGATCGGCGGCCTGCGCGAGCACCGGGCGGCCACATACCTCGCGGTCTATCTCTGCCTGGCCACCCATGCGCTGCTCGATGCGCTGACGATCTACGGCACGCGGATCTTCTGGCCGGTGATGCCCGAGCCATTGGGGCTGGGCTCCATGTTCATCATCGACCCGCTCTACACCATCCCGCTGGTCGTCGCCTTCGTCTGGGCACTGTGCGTGCGGTCCTGGACGCCGCGGATCGCGCGGGTGGTCAGCGTCGCGCTGATCGTCTCCACCGCCTATCTCGGTTGGAGCGCCATCGCCCAGCAGGTAGCGCAGAAGCGCGGCGACCTGGTGCTGGCCGATCTCGGCGTCGAGCCCGAGCGCACCTGGGCCACGCCCATGCCCTTCAACACCCTGTTCTGGCGGGTGATCGCCATCGACGGCGACCGGTACTTCAACCTCTACATCCCGCTGCTCGGCACCCAGGAGACGGTCACCGCCTATGCCCATCCGCGCGGCGAGGCCCTGCTGGCCTGCATCGAGGACCTGCCCAGGGCGGCGGATGTGGCCGCCTTTTCCAAGGGATTCTTCAAGGTCTGGGAGGCCGACGACCGGGTCCTGGTGTCGGATCTGCGCATGGGCGTCACCCCGAACTATGTCTTCCAGTTCGCGGTTGCCGAGCGCGACGGCGACCGGTGGTCCGAGATCCCACCGGTCCGGCTGACGGCGCAGCGGGGAGCGGCCGACCGGGACATCGACTGGCTGTGGACCAGCGTCCTCGGCGAGCGGGCGGTACGCCCGACCGAGGAAACCGCTCTCTATACCGGGGAGGCCGGTATCAGGGTCGCGGGCCCCATGGCGCCCCGACCATCAGCTTGTTCTCCTGGCTGA
- the hpxZ gene encoding oxalurate catabolism protein HpxZ, with translation MTDVPQPDRRVNLPEVVAEITDIFERYEAALATKDVDVLDNTFWNSPHTIRYAMHENGYGFDEIHAHRVRRPAGINIKQERLKLVITTIGTDFATTNLEFRMPNGRTGRQSQTFVKFPDAGWKVVAAHVSTQEEKSLW, from the coding sequence ATGACCGACGTCCCTCAGCCCGACCGCCGCGTGAACCTCCCCGAGGTCGTGGCCGAGATCACCGACATCTTCGAGCGCTACGAGGCAGCGCTGGCGACCAAGGATGTGGACGTGCTGGACAACACGTTCTGGAACTCGCCCCACACGATCCGCTACGCCATGCATGAGAACGGCTACGGGTTCGACGAGATCCATGCCCACCGTGTGCGCCGTCCGGCCGGGATCAACATCAAGCAGGAGCGTCTGAAGCTGGTGATCACCACCATCGGCACCGACTTCGCGACCACCAACCTGGAATTCCGCATGCCGAACGGGCGCACCGGGCGGCAGAGCCAGACCTTCGTGAAGTTCCCGGATGCCGGCTGGAAGGTGGTGGCCGCCCATGTCTCCACCCAGGAGGAAAAGTCGCTCTGGTGA
- a CDS encoding glutathione S-transferase family protein produces MLKFYYSLAPNPMKVALFLEESGLEYEAIPVDTRKGQQHLPEFKSVNPNAKVPVIVDGDVRVFDSNGILLYLAEKTGKFLPPAGDKNRGELISWLMFVATGLGPYSGQKVHFANHAPEKIEYVIKRYDFEANRHYGILNDHLEGKTWMVGDTYTIVDMALWGWGRMAKFVLGEEAAAKYPNVTGLVARISATDAAKRAESIKERHAFKTEMDDESFRSMFPGTHS; encoded by the coding sequence ATGCTCAAGTTCTATTACAGCCTGGCCCCGAACCCGATGAAGGTGGCGCTGTTCCTGGAGGAGTCCGGCCTCGAGTACGAGGCGATTCCCGTGGACACCCGCAAAGGCCAGCAGCACCTCCCGGAGTTCAAGTCGGTCAACCCGAACGCCAAGGTGCCGGTCATCGTCGATGGCGATGTCCGGGTCTTCGACAGCAACGGCATCCTGCTCTATCTGGCGGAGAAGACCGGCAAGTTCCTGCCGCCGGCCGGTGACAAGAACCGGGGCGAGCTGATTTCCTGGCTGATGTTCGTCGCCACCGGCCTCGGCCCCTATTCGGGGCAGAAGGTGCATTTCGCCAACCACGCGCCGGAGAAGATCGAGTACGTGATCAAGCGCTACGACTTCGAGGCGAACCGGCATTACGGCATCCTCAACGACCATCTCGAGGGCAAGACCTGGATGGTCGGCGACACCTACACCATCGTCGACATGGCCCTGTGGGGCTGGGGCCGCATGGCCAAGTTCGTGCTCGGCGAGGAAGCGGCGGCCAAGTATCCGAACGTGACCGGCCTGGTCGCCCGGATCAGCGCCACCGACGCCGCCAAGCGAGCCGAGTCGATCAAGGAACGCCACGCCTTCAAGACCGAGATGGATGACGAGAGCTTCCGCTCGATGTTCCCGGGAACCCATAGCTGA
- a CDS encoding NIPSNAP family protein, whose amino-acid sequence MDLYELRTYKIVVGKLQEVLKLYETEGWPALDPHKDKLVGYFVGDVGGMNELIHIWKYTDDADRRAHWAAVYANEKFMAFAAKLRPNLISQENKLMVGAPWGPRP is encoded by the coding sequence ATGGATCTGTACGAACTGCGCACCTACAAGATCGTCGTCGGCAAGCTGCAGGAGGTCCTGAAGCTGTACGAGACCGAGGGCTGGCCGGCGCTCGACCCGCACAAGGACAAGCTGGTCGGCTATTTCGTGGGCGATGTCGGCGGGATGAACGAGCTCATCCACATCTGGAAGTACACCGACGACGCCGACCGCCGGGCCCATTGGGCGGCGGTCTACGCCAACGAGAAGTTCATGGCCTTCGCCGCCAAGCTGCGGCCCAACCTGATCAGCCAGGAGAACAAGCTGATGGTCGGGGCGCCATGGGGCCCGCGACCCTGA
- a CDS encoding GFA family protein has protein sequence MANARCACGEIVLTITGDPNATVMCHCKDCQRRTGAPFGVGNYYTLDQVEISGTPKAYERGTDSGKRLRNYFCPSCGTTVYWLAGPELDRLGVATGCFDQPDGALPNRSVYEYGKHAWVDTSAIPLRFPRAKH, from the coding sequence ATGGCAAACGCACGCTGCGCCTGCGGAGAAATCGTCCTGACCATCACCGGAGATCCGAATGCGACGGTGATGTGCCATTGCAAGGATTGCCAGCGCCGCACCGGGGCCCCGTTCGGGGTCGGCAACTACTACACCCTCGATCAGGTGGAGATCTCCGGGACGCCGAAGGCCTATGAACGCGGGACCGACAGCGGCAAGCGCCTGCGGAACTACTTCTGTCCGTCCTGCGGCACGACGGTCTATTGGCTGGCGGGCCCGGAGCTGGACCGGCTCGGTGTGGCCACCGGCTGCTTCGACCAGCCGGACGGGGCACTGCCGAACCGGTCGGTCTACGAATACGGCAAGCATGCCTGGGTCGACACCAGCGCGATCCCTCTGCGCTTCCCCCGCGCCAAGCACTAG
- a CDS encoding LysR family transcriptional regulator, which yields MAPRLEIRHLQMIQAIADTGRVTEAAEKLGLTPSALSHRIREAERRLDVTLYTRLHKRLRMTPAAEHLAHVAERVLADMERAEEDVWRTSRGVVHVVRIAIEAYSSYHWLPGFLSFLQNAAPDIDIQVMAGASREPMQSLSNRHVDLAIMSGEIARPGATAVPLFDDDQLFIMPPGHPLAGRDYVEVSELAAEDLISYSKTPGTDGEVGQMLRNGDSAKSRSVTVELPEVIVELVAAGQGTSVLAGWAVETAVRAGRINAARISHDGVISSWSAVIRSEDNEPGNPIRTVASLLSNWCARTGHGFRPAPD from the coding sequence ATGGCGCCAAGACTCGAAATTCGTCATCTACAGATGATCCAGGCGATCGCCGATACCGGCCGGGTAACCGAGGCGGCCGAGAAGCTCGGCCTGACGCCGTCGGCGCTGTCGCACCGGATCCGCGAGGCCGAGCGTCGGCTCGATGTGACGCTCTACACCCGGCTGCACAAGCGCCTGCGGATGACCCCGGCGGCGGAGCATCTGGCCCATGTGGCGGAGCGGGTGCTGGCGGATATGGAGCGCGCCGAGGAGGACGTCTGGCGGACCAGCCGGGGCGTGGTCCACGTGGTCCGCATCGCCATCGAGGCGTATAGCTCCTATCACTGGCTGCCGGGTTTTCTCAGTTTCCTGCAGAATGCCGCACCCGACATCGATATCCAGGTCATGGCGGGCGCCAGCCGCGAACCGATGCAGAGCCTGTCTAACCGGCATGTGGATCTCGCGATCATGAGCGGCGAGATCGCGCGGCCCGGAGCGACGGCCGTGCCGCTGTTCGACGACGACCAGCTTTTCATCATGCCGCCGGGCCACCCGCTGGCCGGCCGGGACTACGTCGAAGTCTCCGAACTCGCCGCCGAGGACCTGATCAGCTACAGCAAGACCCCCGGGACGGACGGCGAGGTCGGCCAGATGCTGCGCAACGGCGACAGCGCGAAGAGCCGCTCGGTGACGGTGGAACTGCCGGAGGTGATCGTGGAACTGGTCGCCGCCGGACAGGGCACCAGTGTCCTTGCCGGCTGGGCGGTGGAGACGGCGGTGCGCGCCGGACGGATCAACGCGGCGCGGATCAGCCATGACGGCGTGATCTCGTCCTGGTCGGCGGTGATCCGCAGCGAGGATAACGAGCCGGGAAATCCGATCCGGACGGTCGCCTCGCTCCTGTCCAACTGGTGCGCGCGCACCGGTCACGGGTTCCGACCGGCGCCGGACTGA
- a CDS encoding DMT family transporter gives MELWIPITIFAAFMQNARSVLQKHLKGRLTTLGASYVRFLYAMPFALIYAYAVHDIGGYAWPTVHTEFLIYCLLGGISQILFTAVLLWLFQFRNFAVGTTYSKTETVQVALLGWLVIGDELGLVPLIAIVVSAVGVMALSVGQTKMSVGRLFTGLIEKPTLIGLLCGALLGSSVVFFRKAALTLDYDGFVMAAAFTLAVSVVMQTVIMGVYLAIYERRTLIDVFVHWKWSLAVGVCGVLGSIGWFTAFTLQNAAYVRALGQIELVFTFIASVFIFRETTTRAEILGIVLVVAGIILLVLGR, from the coding sequence ATGGAACTCTGGATACCGATCACGATCTTCGCCGCGTTCATGCAGAACGCGCGCTCGGTCCTGCAGAAGCACCTGAAGGGTCGCCTGACGACGCTGGGCGCCTCCTATGTCCGCTTCCTATATGCGATGCCCTTCGCGCTGATCTACGCCTATGCGGTCCACGACATCGGCGGATACGCGTGGCCGACGGTCCATACCGAATTTCTGATCTACTGTCTGTTGGGCGGGATCTCTCAGATCCTGTTCACCGCCGTGCTGCTCTGGCTTTTCCAGTTCCGCAACTTCGCCGTCGGGACCACGTACTCCAAGACCGAGACGGTGCAGGTCGCCCTGCTCGGCTGGCTGGTCATCGGCGACGAACTGGGCCTGGTCCCGCTAATCGCTATCGTTGTATCGGCGGTCGGCGTGATGGCGTTGTCCGTCGGCCAGACCAAGATGTCCGTCGGTCGGCTTTTCACCGGATTGATAGAAAAGCCGACCCTGATCGGCCTGCTGTGCGGCGCCCTTCTCGGCTCGTCGGTGGTGTTCTTCCGCAAGGCAGCTCTCACCCTCGACTACGACGGCTTCGTCATGGCCGCCGCCTTCACGCTCGCGGTTTCCGTGGTGATGCAGACGGTCATCATGGGCGTCTATCTGGCGATCTACGAGCGCCGGACCCTGATCGATGTTTTCGTCCATTGGAAATGGTCCCTGGCGGTCGGCGTGTGCGGCGTTCTCGGCTCCATCGGCTGGTTTACCGCCTTCACGCTGCAGAACGCCGCCTATGTCCGGGCGCTGGGCCAGATCGAACTGGTCTTCACCTTCATCGCGTCCGTGTTTATTTTCCGCGAGACCACGACCCGTGCCGAGATCCTTGGTATCGTCCTCGTCGTCGCCGGAATCATTCTGCTCGTTCTCGGTCGTTAA
- a CDS encoding putative bifunctional diguanylate cyclase/phosphodiesterase: MRMTPDGSNGDGGSRLPSRLSAVEDKLSRALETIEAQRRQLSTVFNAVTDAIVVVDDRGIIETVNDAACKMFGRPSFELVHHSVNKLMPESVAMNHDQYIREARPHSKSAFGLPRTLAAMHANGRQFPVSITLSEIPRSVDEPRRFVATIRDMTHERAREDRIRFLAFHDEATKLPNRHGIVSYLESYFAAPTPPPMLFVHLSLNNTSQLTACFGIEEFEHLVVAFSQRLKRVFGTAVLIARGFGNTFHVVMPMSEADSLQAKLVSVVAEPIEIQDVAVVVDVCAGTVALPDQASDPRQAMHRAAATLMEVKATTPQPGVPRMHEYLPSIINQMSRRTRLVHNINRAIEDREFSVYLQPKVDITDGSWIGAEALARWTQPDGSMISPGEFIPLAEQAGLITALNRHILSQTLRSLADSDWSRSAPLSVNISAQDLSRPSFADDIARLLAETGIEGTALELELTERDMARGDDVIRSAIDQLREMGIAISMDDFGTGYSSLAALVDLPVDILKIDRQFLRRIEDRESDRRLLKTLVTLVQDLGRTIVVEGVETEGQAAFLRDLGVRMAQGFLYAKPAPAIAVLNDPRRPRRAA; encoded by the coding sequence ATGCGCATGACACCCGATGGTAGCAATGGTGACGGAGGCTCGCGGCTTCCCTCGCGGCTGTCTGCCGTCGAAGACAAGCTGTCCCGCGCGCTGGAAACCATAGAGGCCCAGCGCCGTCAGCTTTCCACCGTCTTCAACGCCGTCACCGACGCCATCGTCGTGGTCGACGACCGCGGTATCATCGAGACCGTCAACGATGCGGCCTGCAAGATGTTCGGCCGGCCGAGCTTCGAGCTCGTCCATCACTCGGTGAACAAGCTGATGCCGGAATCGGTCGCGATGAATCACGACCAGTACATCCGGGAAGCGCGTCCCCATTCCAAATCCGCCTTCGGCCTGCCCCGTACGCTCGCGGCGATGCATGCCAACGGCCGGCAGTTCCCCGTCTCGATCACCCTGTCGGAGATTCCCCGCTCGGTCGATGAACCCCGACGCTTCGTCGCCACCATCCGGGACATGACCCACGAGCGGGCCCGCGAGGACAGGATCCGCTTCCTCGCCTTCCACGACGAGGCCACGAAGCTGCCGAACCGGCACGGCATCGTCAGCTATCTGGAATCCTATTTCGCCGCCCCGACGCCGCCGCCGATGCTGTTCGTGCACCTGTCGCTGAACAACACCAGCCAGCTCACCGCCTGTTTCGGCATCGAGGAATTCGAGCATCTGGTCGTCGCCTTCTCCCAGCGGCTCAAGAGGGTGTTCGGCACCGCCGTTCTCATCGCCCGGGGCTTCGGCAACACCTTCCACGTGGTGATGCCGATGTCGGAGGCCGACAGCCTCCAGGCCAAACTGGTTTCCGTGGTCGCGGAGCCGATCGAGATCCAGGACGTCGCCGTGGTGGTGGACGTCTGCGCCGGCACCGTGGCGCTTCCCGACCAGGCCTCGGATCCGCGCCAGGCGATGCACCGGGCCGCGGCCACCCTCATGGAGGTCAAGGCCACGACACCGCAGCCGGGCGTCCCCCGGATGCATGAGTATCTGCCCAGCATCATCAACCAGATGAGCCGCCGTACCCGGCTCGTGCACAACATCAACCGGGCCATCGAGGACCGGGAGTTCAGCGTCTATCTTCAGCCCAAGGTCGACATCACCGACGGGAGCTGGATCGGCGCCGAAGCTCTGGCGCGGTGGACGCAGCCGGACGGCTCGATGATCTCGCCCGGGGAATTCATCCCGCTGGCCGAACAGGCCGGCCTGATCACCGCCCTGAATCGCCATATCCTGTCGCAGACGCTCCGCTCGCTGGCGGACAGCGACTGGTCGCGGTCGGCCCCGCTGTCGGTCAATATCTCCGCGCAGGACCTGAGCCGGCCGAGCTTCGCCGACGATATCGCCCGCCTCCTCGCAGAGACCGGCATCGAAGGGACTGCCCTGGAGCTGGAACTCACCGAGCGCGACATGGCCCGCGGTGACGACGTCATCCGCTCCGCCATCGACCAGCTCCGCGAGATGGGCATCGCCATCTCCATGGACGATTTCGGCACCGGGTACTCGTCGCTAGCCGCCCTGGTCGATCTGCCCGTGGACATTCTGAAGATCGACCGGCAGTTCCTGCGCCGGATCGAGGACCGGGAAAGCGACCGGCGCCTGTTGAAGACCCTGGTCACGCTGGTCCAGGACCTCGGTCGCACGATCGTCGTGGAAGGGGTGGAAACCGAAGGCCAGGCGGCGTTCCTGCGCGATCTCGGCGTGCGGATGGCCCAGGGCTTTCTCTACGCCAAACCCGCCCCGGCCATCGCCGTCCTCAACGACCCGCGGCGGCCGCGCCGCGCCGCCTAA